A window from Cydia strobilella chromosome 9, ilCydStro3.1, whole genome shotgun sequence encodes these proteins:
- the LOC134744318 gene encoding allatostatin-A receptor, which translates to MEHQSSDEDFYSICLNMTSDELSLGACNYSNEYESGELLEKVVSRVVPIFFGFIGIVGLVGNALVVLVVSANPGMRSTTNLLIINLAIADLLFVIFCVPFTATDYVMPRWPFGDWWCKVVQYFIVVTAHASVYTLVLMSLDRFMAVVHPIASMSIRTEKNALLAIACIWVVILTTAIPVAVWHGEREYSYYHRNHSSCVFLEEQGYSKLGFQLSFFLSSYVVPLALISCLYMCMLIRLWKSAPGGRVSAESRRGRKKVTRMVVVVVVVFAVCWCPIQIILLVKALDAYSINYFTVTAQIVSHVLAYMNSCVNPLLYAFLSENFRVAFRKVMYCPPAHNDGLCNRPQPTKTTRTGNGNSCHDIV; encoded by the exons ATGGAGCACCAATCATCAGACGAAGATTTTTATAGCATATGCTTGAATATGACCTCTGATGAACTTAGCCTTGGAGCATGTAACTACAGCAATGAATATGAAAGTGGAGAGCTACTAGAGAAAGTCGTGTCCAGGGTTGTACCAATTTTCTTCGGCTTCATCGGAATCGTTGGACTAGTCGGCAATGCTTTGGTCGTGTTGGTCGTCTCCGCCAACCCTGGCATGCGATCGACCACAAATCTCCTCATCATAAATCTGGCAATAGCTGATCTCCTCTTCGTCATTTTCTGCGTACCTTTCACAGCCACGGACTATGTAATGCCAAGATGGCCGTTCGGCGACTGGTGGTGCAAAGTTGTGCAATATTTCATAGTAGTGACCGCCCACGCGTCAGTATACACCTTAGTGCTTATGTCCTTAGACAGATTCATGGCTGTGGTACACCCAATAGCATCAATGTCGATCAGGACAGAGAAGAATGCGTTATTAGCGATAGCTTGCATTTGGGTGGTGATACTAACGACAGCAATACCTGTAGCAGTATGGCATGGGGAGAGAGAGTACTCTTACTACCATAGAAATCATTCGTCATGCGTCTTTCTAGAAGAGCAGGGTTACAGCAAGCTGGGCTTCCAGTTGTCGTTCTTCCTATCTTCATACGTCGTACCGTTGGCGTTGATTAGTTGTTTGTACATGTGTATGTTGATCCGGCTGTGGAAGAGTGCGCCGGGGGGGAGGGTATCTGCGGAAAGCAGGAGGGGGAGGAAGAAAGTGACCAGGATGGTCGTCGTGGTGGTTGTGGTGTTTGCTGTGTGCTGGTGTCCTATACAG ATAATCCTGCTAGTAAAAGCGCTGGATGCGTACAGCATCAATTACTTCACAGTGACGGCGCAGATCGTCTCCCACGTGCTGGCCTACATGAATAGCTGCGTCAATCCGCTGCTATATGCTTTCCTGTCGGAGAACTTCAGGGTTGCATTTAgaaaa